A window from Citrobacter amalonaticus encodes these proteins:
- a CDS encoding alpha/beta hydrolase fold domain-containing protein has translation MLSIEAKRKRDALFRNYASNVDFVLNTPLHEQRRVWEEGAKNVPLPENVSTEEIDEEGISAEWVRHSQAEKRKVILYLHGGGNSQGSSITHRKLVGHIVHYANVNALTLNYSLAPENPFPAGLMDAKYAWQWLLAQGYRPDEIILGGDSSGGGLVLSLLLLLKSENFPLPHSGFLLSPMLDYTLSGDSISSCADKDPLIVIEDLRQTVAYYCSDAETSNPLVSPLFGDLTGLPPLLVQTGSDELLLDDAIRLAKQATEAGVNVQIEVWKGMWHVFQSSADKIPEANRAIRRIASFIHSQPLEAL, from the coding sequence ATGTTAAGCATTGAAGCTAAGCGCAAAAGAGACGCACTTTTCAGGAATTACGCAAGCAATGTAGATTTCGTGCTTAACACGCCTCTTCATGAGCAAAGAAGAGTATGGGAAGAAGGGGCAAAGAATGTTCCGTTACCCGAAAATGTCAGCACAGAAGAAATTGATGAAGAGGGTATTTCAGCGGAGTGGGTGCGACATTCGCAGGCCGAAAAGCGGAAAGTTATTCTGTACCTTCATGGCGGAGGTAACAGTCAGGGATCAAGCATCACACACCGGAAACTGGTTGGACATATTGTCCATTATGCAAACGTGAATGCCCTCACGCTCAACTATTCATTAGCTCCTGAAAATCCCTTTCCCGCCGGTTTGATGGATGCCAAATATGCGTGGCAGTGGCTATTAGCGCAGGGGTATCGGCCTGATGAGATCATTCTTGGCGGTGACTCAAGCGGTGGAGGGCTGGTTTTATCTCTGCTCCTGCTACTCAAAAGTGAAAATTTTCCGTTGCCGCATTCCGGTTTCTTATTATCTCCGATGCTTGATTACACCTTATCGGGCGACAGCATCTCTTCCTGTGCAGATAAGGACCCGCTGATCGTTATTGAGGATTTGCGGCAAACCGTCGCATACTATTGTTCTGATGCCGAAACCTCAAATCCGCTGGTTTCTCCTCTTTTTGGCGATCTGACCGGACTTCCCCCTCTCCTGGTACAGACAGGAAGCGATGAATTACTTCTCGATGACGCGATCCGCCTTGCGAAACAGGCGACAGAGGCGGGTGTTAACGTTCAAATTGAAGTGTGGAAAGGTATGTGGCACGTATTCCAGTCATCCGCAGACAAGATACCGGAAGCAAATCGCGCAATACGCCGAATTGCTTCCTTTATTCATTCGCAGCCGCTTGAGGCGTTGTAG
- the pgsA gene encoding CDP-diacylglycerol--glycerol-3-phosphate 3-phosphatidyltransferase: MQFNIPTLLTLFRVILIPFFVVVFYLPFTWAPFVAALIFCIAAVTDWFDGFLARRWNQSTRFGAFLDPVADKVLVAIAMVLVTEHYHSWWVTLPAATMIAREIIISALREWMAELGKRSSVAVSWIGKVKTTSQMAALAWLLWRPNIWVEYAGIALFFVAAVLTLWSMFQYLNAARGDLLDQ, encoded by the coding sequence ATGCAATTTAATATTCCAACGTTGCTTACGCTGTTTCGCGTCATACTTATCCCATTCTTTGTCGTGGTGTTTTATCTGCCATTCACCTGGGCGCCGTTCGTTGCTGCGCTGATCTTCTGTATCGCTGCGGTGACCGACTGGTTTGACGGTTTTCTGGCGCGTCGCTGGAACCAGAGTACGCGTTTTGGTGCGTTTCTCGACCCGGTTGCGGATAAAGTGCTGGTGGCAATTGCGATGGTACTGGTGACCGAGCACTATCACAGTTGGTGGGTGACGCTGCCCGCGGCCACGATGATTGCACGTGAAATCATCATTTCCGCGCTGCGTGAATGGATGGCGGAACTGGGTAAGCGCAGCAGCGTGGCGGTCTCCTGGATCGGCAAAGTCAAAACCACCTCGCAAATGGCAGCGCTGGCCTGGCTGCTGTGGCGTCCGAATATCTGGGTGGAGTACGCGGGGATTGCACTGTTCTTCGTCGCTGCGGTCCTGACGCTGTGGTCAATGTTCCAGTATTTGAACGCCGCGCGTGGGGATTTGCTTGATCAGTGA
- the uvrC gene encoding excinuclease ABC subunit UvrC, translating into MSDQFDAKAFLKTVTSQPGVYRMYDAGGTVIYVGKAKDLKKRLSSYFRSNLASRKTEALVALIQQIDVTVTHTETEALLLEHNYIKLYQPRYNVLLRDDKSYPFIFLSADTHPRLAMHRGAKHTRGEYFGPFPNGYAVRETLALLQKIFPIRQCENSVYRNRSRPCLQYQIGRCLGPCVEGLVSEEEYAQQVDYVRLFLSGKDDQVLTQLIARMEKASQNLAFEEAARIRDQIQAVRRVTEKQFVSNAGDDLDVIGVAFDAGMACVHVLFIRQGKVLGSRSYFPKVPGGTELGEVVETFVGQFYLQGSQMRTLPGEILLDFNLHDKTLLADSLSELAGRRINVQTKPRGDRARYLKLARTNAATALTTKLSQQSTITQRLTALATVLKLPAVKRMECFDISHTMGEQTVASCVVFDANGPLRAEYRRYNITGITPGDDYAAMNQVLRRRYGKAIEESKIPDVILIDGGKGQLGQAKAVFAELDVPWDKNHPLLLGVAKGADRKAGLETLFFEPEGEGFSLPPDSPALHVIQHIRDESHDHAIGGHRKKRAKVKNTSTLETIEGVGPKRRQMLLKYMGGLQGLRNASVEEIAKVPGISQGLAEKIFWSLKH; encoded by the coding sequence GTGAGCGATCAGTTTGACGCGAAAGCGTTCCTAAAAACCGTAACCAGTCAACCCGGCGTTTATCGTATGTATGATGCCGGTGGTACGGTTATTTATGTGGGTAAAGCGAAAGACCTGAAAAAACGGCTTTCCAGCTATTTCCGCAGCAACCTGGCTTCGCGTAAGACCGAAGCGCTGGTTGCGCTCATTCAGCAAATCGATGTGACGGTAACGCACACCGAAACGGAAGCGTTGCTGCTCGAGCACAACTATATCAAGCTGTATCAGCCGCGTTACAACGTGCTGTTACGTGATGACAAATCCTATCCCTTTATTTTTCTCAGCGCGGATACGCATCCCCGGCTGGCTATGCACCGTGGCGCGAAACATACCCGCGGCGAATACTTTGGCCCGTTTCCCAACGGCTATGCCGTCCGTGAAACGCTGGCGCTCTTACAGAAAATTTTCCCGATCCGTCAGTGTGAAAACAGCGTTTATCGCAATCGCTCGCGCCCTTGTCTGCAATACCAGATCGGCCGTTGCCTGGGGCCCTGCGTCGAAGGCCTGGTGAGTGAAGAAGAGTATGCGCAGCAGGTTGACTATGTTCGGTTGTTTTTATCCGGTAAAGATGACCAGGTCTTAACTCAACTGATCGCGCGGATGGAGAAAGCCAGTCAAAATCTGGCGTTCGAAGAGGCTGCGCGTATACGCGATCAGATCCAGGCCGTGCGCCGGGTGACGGAGAAACAGTTCGTTTCCAACGCGGGGGACGATCTGGACGTGATCGGCGTTGCGTTTGATGCCGGGATGGCCTGTGTCCATGTGCTCTTTATCCGCCAGGGGAAAGTGCTGGGCAGCCGCAGTTATTTCCCGAAAGTGCCGGGAGGGACTGAACTGGGCGAAGTGGTAGAAACCTTCGTCGGGCAATTCTACCTCCAGGGCAGCCAGATGCGCACGTTGCCTGGCGAGATCCTGCTGGATTTCAATCTGCACGACAAAACGCTGCTGGCCGATTCGCTTTCTGAACTGGCAGGGCGTCGTATTAATGTGCAGACCAAACCCCGCGGCGATCGCGCACGTTATTTGAAACTGGCGCGGACCAATGCCGCCACGGCGCTGACCACGAAACTCTCTCAGCAGTCGACCATTACCCAACGGTTGACGGCGCTGGCAACCGTGCTGAAGCTGCCAGCTGTAAAACGGATGGAATGTTTTGACATCAGCCACACGATGGGCGAACAGACGGTGGCATCGTGCGTGGTCTTTGATGCGAACGGGCCGCTGCGTGCGGAATACCGTCGCTACAATATCACCGGTATCACGCCGGGCGATGACTATGCGGCAATGAATCAGGTACTGCGTCGCCGTTATGGTAAAGCCATCGAAGAAAGTAAGATTCCGGATGTGATCCTGATCGACGGCGGAAAAGGGCAACTGGGGCAGGCGAAGGCCGTTTTCGCCGAGCTGGATGTCCCCTGGGATAAAAACCACCCTCTACTGTTAGGTGTTGCAAAAGGCGCTGACCGTAAAGCCGGTCTGGAAACGCTGTTCTTTGAACCGGAAGGTGAGGGATTTAGCTTGCCGCCGGATTCGCCGGCATTGCATGTGATTCAGCATATCCGCGATGAGTCCCACGATCATGCCATTGGCGGCCACCGTAAAAAACGGGCGAAAGTGAAAAACACCAGTACGCTGGAGACCATCGAAGGCGTTGGACCGAAACGTCGCCAAATGTTGTTGAAATATATGGGTGGTTTGCAAGGATTACGTAACGCCAGCGTTGAAGAAATTGCAAAAGTGCCGGGTATTTCGCAAGGACTGGCAGAAAAGATCTTCTGGTCGTTGAAACATTGA
- the uvrY gene encoding UvrY/SirA/GacA family response regulator transcription factor, whose product MINVLLVDDHELVRAGIRRILEDIKGIKVVGEAGCGEDAVKWCRANTVDVVLMDMNMPGIGGLEATRKIARSTADIKVIMLTVHTENPLPAKVMQAGAAGYLSKGAAPQEVVSAIRSVYSGQRYIASDIAQQMALSQIEPEKTETPFASLSERELQIMLMITKGQKVNEISEQLNLSPKTVNSYRYRMFSKLNIHGDVELTHLAIRHGLCNAETLTSQ is encoded by the coding sequence TTGATCAACGTTCTTCTTGTTGATGACCACGAACTGGTGCGCGCAGGGATACGACGCATTCTTGAAGATATAAAGGGTATAAAAGTTGTCGGTGAAGCAGGTTGCGGTGAGGATGCCGTTAAATGGTGTCGCGCCAACACCGTCGACGTCGTGTTGATGGACATGAACATGCCCGGTATTGGTGGCCTTGAAGCCACGCGCAAAATTGCGCGTTCAACTGCCGATATTAAAGTGATTATGTTGACCGTTCACACGGAAAATCCGTTGCCGGCAAAAGTGATGCAGGCCGGAGCCGCAGGTTACCTGAGTAAGGGCGCTGCGCCTCAGGAAGTGGTAAGTGCCATCCGCTCGGTTTATTCCGGGCAGCGCTACATTGCTTCTGACATCGCCCAGCAAATGGCATTAAGCCAGATTGAACCCGAAAAAACGGAAACCCCGTTTGCCAGTTTGTCTGAGCGCGAATTGCAGATTATGCTGATGATCACTAAAGGTCAGAAGGTGAATGAGATTTCCGAGCAGTTGAATCTCAGCCCTAAAACGGTGAACAGCTATCGCTACCGTATGTTCAGTAAACTAAACATTCATGGTGATGTAGAGCTGACTCACCTGGCAATTCGCCATGGCCTGTGTAATGCGGAGACGTTAACAAGCCAGTGA
- a CDS encoding DUF2594 family protein has translation MSTPDFSTAENNQELANEVTCLKALLTLMLQAMGQADAGRVILKMEKQIALVEDDAQAAVFSSTVKQIKQAYRQ, from the coding sequence ATGAGTACGCCTGATTTTTCCACTGCCGAGAATAATCAAGAACTGGCTAATGAAGTCACCTGCCTGAAGGCGCTGTTAACGCTGATGCTGCAAGCCATGGGCCAGGCGGATGCGGGCCGCGTGATTCTTAAAATGGAAAAACAGATCGCGCTGGTCGAAGACGACGCGCAGGCTGCAGTATTTTCCAGCACTGTTAAGCAAATTAAACAAGCTTACCGTCAGTAA
- the sdiA gene encoding transcriptional regulator SdiA, whose product MQDLDFFTWRRTMLLRFHEMTCAEDVYSELQQQTLLLEFDYYALCVRHPVPFTRPKISLHTTYPDAWVSQYQAENYFAIDPVLKPENFIQGHLPWNDALFSDAQTMWDAARSHGLRKGVTQCLMLPNRALGFLSVSRSSLRNTPFAGDEVELKLQLLVRESLTALSRLEDEMVMAPEMRFSKREKEILKWTAEGKTSAEIAMILSISENTVNFHQKNMQKKFNAPNKTQIACYAAATGLI is encoded by the coding sequence ATGCAGGATTTAGATTTCTTTACCTGGCGACGGACGATGCTGTTACGCTTTCACGAAATGACTTGCGCAGAAGACGTCTACAGCGAATTACAACAGCAGACACTATTGCTGGAATTTGATTATTACGCGCTGTGTGTCAGGCATCCGGTTCCGTTCACGCGTCCTAAAATTTCCCTTCATACCACTTATCCCGATGCGTGGGTTTCGCAATATCAGGCGGAAAACTATTTCGCGATTGATCCAGTGCTGAAGCCGGAAAACTTCATTCAGGGACATCTGCCCTGGAATGACGCATTATTCAGTGACGCGCAGACAATGTGGGATGCTGCCCGTTCACACGGATTACGCAAAGGCGTCACGCAATGTCTCATGCTGCCAAATCGCGCATTAGGCTTTCTCTCGGTCTCACGGTCAAGCCTGCGTAATACGCCGTTTGCGGGCGATGAAGTCGAATTGAAACTGCAGTTGCTGGTGCGCGAAAGCTTAACGGCACTTTCCCGACTCGAAGATGAAATGGTGATGGCGCCGGAAATGCGCTTTAGCAAACGAGAAAAAGAGATTCTGAAATGGACGGCGGAAGGGAAGACTTCGGCTGAAATTGCGATGATTCTGTCGATATCAGAAAATACCGTTAACTTTCACCAGAAGAATATGCAGAAGAAGTTTAACGCGCCGAATAAGACGCAGATTGCGTGCTATGCCGCGGCGACCGGGCTTATCTGA
- the tcyN gene encoding L-cystine ABC transporter ATP-binding protein TcyN encodes MSAIDVKNLVKKFHGQTVLHGIDLQVQAGEVVAIIGPSGSGKTTLLRSINLLEQPEAGTITVGDITIDTARSLGQQRTLIRQLRQHVGFVFQSFNLFPHRTVLENIIEGPVIVKGEGKEEAMARARELLAKVGLAGKETSYPRRLSGGQQQRVAIARALAMRPEVILFDEPTSALDPELVGEVLSTIRQLAQEKRTMVIVTHEMSFARDVADRAIFMDQGRIVEQGPAKALFANPQQPRTRQFLEKFLLQ; translated from the coding sequence ATGAGTGCGATCGACGTAAAAAACCTGGTCAAGAAATTTCATGGGCAGACGGTGCTGCACGGCATCGATCTGCAAGTGCAGGCGGGAGAGGTGGTCGCGATCATCGGTCCCAGCGGGTCGGGAAAAACGACGCTTCTGCGCAGTATTAACCTGCTGGAACAACCGGAAGCGGGTACGATCACCGTGGGTGATATCACCATTGATACGGCGCGATCGCTCGGTCAGCAACGAACGCTGATTCGCCAGTTGCGCCAGCATGTGGGCTTCGTGTTCCAGAGCTTCAATCTCTTTCCCCATCGCACGGTACTGGAGAATATCATTGAAGGTCCGGTTATCGTGAAAGGCGAGGGCAAAGAAGAGGCGATGGCGCGGGCGCGGGAACTGCTGGCGAAAGTGGGGTTGGCCGGGAAAGAGACCAGCTACCCGCGGCGCTTATCCGGCGGGCAGCAGCAGCGAGTGGCGATTGCCCGTGCGCTGGCCATGCGCCCGGAAGTGATTCTGTTTGATGAACCGACGTCTGCGCTCGATCCTGAGCTGGTGGGCGAGGTGTTGAGCACTATCCGTCAACTGGCGCAGGAAAAACGCACCATGGTGATTGTGACCCATGAAATGAGCTTTGCCCGCGATGTTGCGGACCGGGCGATATTTATGGATCAGGGGCGCATTGTGGAACAGGGGCCAGCCAAAGCGCTATTTGCCAATCCACAGCAACCGAGAACCCGTCAGTTTCTTGAGAAGTTTCTGCTGCAATGA
- the tcyL gene encoding cystine ABC transporter permease, whose protein sequence is MQESIQLVIDSLPYLLKGAVFTLQLSIGGMFFGLLLGFILALMRLSPLLPLRWLARFYISIFRGTPLIAQLFMIYYGLPQFGIELDPVPSAMIGLSLNTAAYAAETLRAAISSIDKGQWEAAASIGMTPWQTMRRAILPQAARVALPPLSNSFISLVKDTSLAATIQVPELFRQAQLITSRTLEVFTMYLAASLIYWIMATVLSSLQNYFENQLNRQEREPK, encoded by the coding sequence ATGCAAGAAAGTATCCAACTGGTTATTGATTCCCTGCCGTATCTGCTCAAAGGGGCGGTGTTTACGCTGCAACTCAGTATTGGCGGGATGTTCTTCGGCCTGCTGCTGGGATTTATCCTCGCGCTGATGCGCCTGTCGCCGCTGCTGCCACTGCGCTGGCTGGCGCGTTTCTATATCTCTATTTTTCGCGGTACGCCGCTTATCGCACAACTGTTTATGATCTACTACGGTCTGCCGCAGTTTGGTATTGAGCTGGATCCGGTGCCGTCCGCAATGATTGGCCTGTCGCTCAATACGGCGGCCTATGCCGCGGAAACGCTGCGCGCGGCGATTTCATCGATTGACAAAGGACAGTGGGAAGCGGCTGCCAGTATCGGGATGACGCCGTGGCAGACCATGCGTCGCGCCATTTTACCGCAGGCTGCCAGGGTAGCGCTGCCGCCGCTGAGCAACAGTTTTATCAGTCTGGTGAAAGACACGTCGTTGGCGGCCACCATCCAGGTGCCAGAATTGTTCCGTCAGGCGCAACTGATCACCTCGCGCACGCTGGAGGTATTCACCATGTATCTGGCGGCATCGCTGATCTATTGGATCATGGCAACCGTGCTGTCTTCATTGCAGAACTACTTTGAAAATCAACTGAACCGCCAGGAGAGAGAGCCGAAATGA
- the dcyD gene encoding D-cysteine desulfhydrase — MPLHNLTRFPRLEFIGAPTPLEYLPRFSDYLGRDIFIKRDDVTPMAMGGNKLRKLEFLAADALREGADTLITAGAIQSNHVRQTAAVAAKLGLHCVALLENPIGTTAENYLTNGNRLLLDLFNVQVEMCDALHAPDAQLQELATRIGAQGFRPYIIPVGGSNALGALGYVESALEIAQQCEGAVQLSSVVVASGSAGTHAGLAVGLEQLMPDVDLIGVTVSRSVADQKPKVVALQQAVARELELTVAAEILLWDDYYAPGYGTPNEEGMEAVKLLARLEGILLDPVYTGKAMAGLIDGISQKRFKDEGPILFIHTGGAPALFAYHPHV, encoded by the coding sequence ATGCCACTGCACAACCTGACACGCTTTCCGCGCCTGGAATTTATCGGTGCGCCGACGCCGCTGGAATACCTGCCGCGCTTTTCTGACTACCTGGGACGGGATATCTTCATCAAACGCGATGACGTCACACCGATGGCGATGGGCGGAAATAAGCTGCGCAAGCTTGAGTTCCTGGCCGCAGATGCGCTGCGTGAAGGCGCTGATACGCTGATCACGGCAGGCGCGATTCAGTCTAACCACGTGCGTCAGACGGCGGCGGTCGCCGCGAAGCTGGGACTGCACTGCGTGGCGCTGCTGGAAAACCCCATTGGCACCACGGCGGAAAACTATCTCACCAATGGCAACCGACTGCTGCTGGATCTGTTCAACGTACAGGTTGAGATGTGCGATGCGCTACATGCACCGGATGCCCAATTGCAAGAACTGGCCACCCGAATCGGAGCGCAGGGCTTTCGTCCCTACATTATACCGGTCGGTGGTTCAAACGCGTTGGGGGCATTAGGCTATGTTGAAAGCGCGCTGGAAATCGCTCAGCAGTGTGAAGGCGCGGTGCAGCTCTCTTCGGTGGTGGTAGCATCTGGCAGTGCAGGAACGCACGCCGGGCTGGCGGTTGGGCTGGAACAACTGATGCCGGATGTGGATCTGATTGGCGTAACCGTTTCACGCAGCGTAGCCGATCAAAAACCGAAAGTGGTGGCGCTGCAACAGGCTGTTGCCAGAGAACTGGAACTGACAGTGGCGGCGGAGATTTTGTTGTGGGATGACTACTATGCCCCAGGCTATGGCACGCCAAATGAAGAGGGGATGGAAGCCGTGAAGTTGTTGGCGCGTCTGGAAGGGATCCTTCTCGACCCCGTCTATACCGGAAAAGCGATGGCCGGACTGATTGACGGAATCAGCCAGAAACGCTTTAAAGACGAAGGCCCGATTCTCTTTATCCATACTGGTGGGGCGCCTGCGCTGTTTGCCTACCATCCACACGTGTAA
- the tcyJ gene encoding cystine ABC transporter substrate-binding protein, translated as MKLALLGRQALMGVMAVALVAGMSAKTFADEGLLKKVKDRGTLLVGLEGTYPPFSFQGDDGKLTGFEVEFAEALAKHLGVKATLKPTKWDGMLASLDSKRIDVVINQVTISDERKKKYDFSTPYTVSGIQALVKKGNEGAIKTAADLKDKKVGVGLGTNYEEWLRQNVQGVDIRTYDDDPTKYQDLRVGRIDAILVDRLAALDLVKKTKDTLAVTGEAFSRQESGVALRKGNEDLLKAVDAAIAEMQKDGSLKALSEKWFGADITK; from the coding sequence ATGAAATTAGCACTTCTGGGGCGCCAGGCGCTGATGGGCGTGATGGCTGTGGCGCTTGTCGCGGGAATGAGCGCAAAAACGTTTGCAGATGAAGGTCTGTTGAAGAAGGTTAAAGATCGCGGCACGCTGCTGGTGGGGCTGGAAGGCACCTATCCGCCGTTCAGTTTCCAGGGCGATGACGGTAAATTGACCGGCTTTGAAGTGGAATTTGCCGAAGCGCTCGCGAAGCATCTGGGCGTGAAAGCCACGCTGAAACCGACCAAATGGGACGGGATGCTGGCCTCTCTGGATTCTAAACGCATCGATGTGGTGATCAATCAGGTCACCATCTCCGACGAGCGGAAGAAGAAATATGATTTCTCTACCCCTTATACCGTCTCCGGTATCCAGGCGCTGGTGAAAAAAGGCAATGAAGGCGCGATTAAAACCGCAGCCGATCTGAAAGATAAGAAAGTGGGCGTGGGTCTGGGTACTAACTATGAAGAGTGGTTACGTCAGAACGTCCAGGGCGTTGATATCCGGACTTATGATGATGACCCGACGAAATATCAGGATCTGCGCGTAGGCCGTATCGACGCCATTCTGGTGGATCGTCTGGCGGCGTTAGATCTGGTTAAAAAGACCAAAGATACGCTGGCGGTCACCGGTGAAGCCTTCTCCCGTCAGGAGTCAGGCGTTGCGCTGCGTAAAGGCAATGAAGATCTGCTGAAGGCGGTGGACGCAGCGATTGCTGAAATGCAGAAAGACGGCTCGCTGAAGGCGCTTTCTGAGAAGTGGTTTGGCGCGGATATCACCAAATAG